A genomic window from Bombus pyrosoma isolate SC7728 linkage group LG8, ASM1482585v1, whole genome shotgun sequence includes:
- the LOC122570173 gene encoding sorting nexin-27 isoform X2, with translation MLTCYVTAVQCEWMENRGRRGPNLDSRFKAITAGNNVNVEGATHKQVVDLIKSGGDVLTLTVISVTPQEAEKLEPFEDLSYASVDYSEKRSLPISVPDYHVRERKHERYVVFNVHMAGRHLCSRRYREFAALHMALKKEFIGFNFPKLPGKWPFQLSELQLDARRRGLEQYLEKVCAVRVIAESDIMQEFLADRLEEDGDQGPAVDLKVLLPDREVVTITVAKAASVSDVYDAVCSRVGLDAETAKYFYLFEIVEYNFERKLQPHEHPHTLYVQNYSTASVTCLAIRRWLFNVNRPLSEQALTWTFWQTVDEVNRGHITAGERLYQLKALQDASRKHEYLKLAKELSGYGDIVFPHCACDSRKEGHVVPAVGTPAFKLHAAKEDGTLESQVVEFHWNTITRWEVDEEGMAFCFQYTRQDNRPPRWLKLFTPYYTFLSDCFDRIAEEAKWDDPGE, from the exons atgtTGACGTGTTATGTCACTGCAGTTCAATGCGAGTGGATGGAAAATCGTGGACGTCGCGGACCGAATCTTGACTCGCGGTTCAAAGCAATCACGGCAGG AAACAATGTGAACGTCGAGGGAGCCACCCACAAGCAAGTGGTGGATTTGATCAAGTCAGGGGGTGATGTCTTAACGCTGACTGTTATCTCCGTTACGCCACAGGAAGCGGAAAAGTTAGAACCTTTCGAAGATTTAAG TTATGCATCGGTGGACTACAGCGAGAAGCGATCTCTACCTATCAGCGTGCCGGATTATCACGTCCGCGAGAGGAAGCATgagcgttatgtggttttcAACGTTCACATGGCAGGCAGACATTTGTGCTCTCGACGCTATCGAGAATTCGCTGCACTGCATATGGCACTGAAGAAGGAATTTATCGGTTTCAACTTCCCTAAGCTACCAGGAAAATGGCCATTTCA ATTGAGCGAGCTTCAACTGGACGCGAGAAGGCGCGGGTTAGAACAGTATTTGGAGAAGGTTTGCGCCGTGCGTGTAATTGCCGAAAGCGATATCATGCAAGAATTCTTGGCCGATAGACTCGAAGAGGATGGGGATCAAGGTCCAGCTGTCGATTTAAAAGTACTATTGCCGGATCGAGAGGTTGTTACCATAACGGTTGCTAAAGCTGCCTCCGTCAGTGACGTATACGATGCAGTTTGCAGTAGAGTGGGATTAGACGCAGAAACCGCgaaatacttttatcttttcgaGATCGTGGAATATAATTTCG AAAGAAAGCTGCAACCCCATGAACACCCTCATACCTTGTATGTTCAAAATTACTCGACCGCCAGTGTGACGTGTTTAGCAATAAGAAGGTGGCTTTTCAATGTAAATAGACCACTCAGCGAGCAAGCATTAACCTGGACCTTCTGGCAAACTGTGGACGAAGTTAATAGAGGACACATTACGGCCGGTGAGAGATTGTATCAGTTGAAAGCATTGCAAGACGCGTCGAGGAAACACGAG TACCTAAAACTAGCGAAAGAATTGAGCGGTTACGGCGATATCGTGTTCCCTCATTGCGCGTGCGACTCACGAAAGGAAGGACACGTTGTTCCCGCTGTTGGAACACCGGCATTTAAGCTACACGCAGCGAAGGAGGACGGCACTTTGGAATCTCAAGTCGTTGAATTTCACTGGAACACCATTACTCGATGGGAGGTAGACGAAGAAGGAATGGCGTTCTGCTTTCAATACACACGCCAAGACAACCGTCCACCGCGTTGGCTAAAGCTTTTCACACCTTAT TACACGTTCCTGTCAGATTGTTTTGACCGAATAGCCGAAGAAGCAAAGTGGGACGACCCAGGAGAATGA
- the LOC122570173 gene encoding sorting nexin-27 isoform X3: MENRGRRGPNLDSRFKAITAGNNVNVEGATHKQVVDLIKSGGDVLTLTVISVTPQEAEKLEPFEDLSYASVDYSEKRSLPISVPDYHVRERKHERYVVFNVHMAGRHLCSRRYREFAALHMALKKEFIGFNFPKLPGKWPFQLSELQLDARRRGLEQYLEKVCAVRVIAESDIMQEFLADRLEEDGDQGPAVDLKVLLPDREVVTITVAKAASVSDVYDAVCSRVGLDAETAKYFYLFEIVEYNFERKLQPHEHPHTLYVQNYSTASVTCLAIRRWLFNVNRPLSEQALTWTFWQTVDEVNRGHITAGERLYQLKALQDASRKHEYLKLAKELSGYGDIVFPHCACDSRKEGHVVPAVGTPAFKLHAAKEDGTLESQVVEFHWNTITRWEVDEEGMAFCFQYTRQDNRPPRWLKLFTPYYTFLSDCFDRIAEEAKWDDPGE; this comes from the exons ATGGAAAATCGTGGACGTCGCGGACCGAATCTTGACTCGCGGTTCAAAGCAATCACGGCAGG AAACAATGTGAACGTCGAGGGAGCCACCCACAAGCAAGTGGTGGATTTGATCAAGTCAGGGGGTGATGTCTTAACGCTGACTGTTATCTCCGTTACGCCACAGGAAGCGGAAAAGTTAGAACCTTTCGAAGATTTAAG TTATGCATCGGTGGACTACAGCGAGAAGCGATCTCTACCTATCAGCGTGCCGGATTATCACGTCCGCGAGAGGAAGCATgagcgttatgtggttttcAACGTTCACATGGCAGGCAGACATTTGTGCTCTCGACGCTATCGAGAATTCGCTGCACTGCATATGGCACTGAAGAAGGAATTTATCGGTTTCAACTTCCCTAAGCTACCAGGAAAATGGCCATTTCA ATTGAGCGAGCTTCAACTGGACGCGAGAAGGCGCGGGTTAGAACAGTATTTGGAGAAGGTTTGCGCCGTGCGTGTAATTGCCGAAAGCGATATCATGCAAGAATTCTTGGCCGATAGACTCGAAGAGGATGGGGATCAAGGTCCAGCTGTCGATTTAAAAGTACTATTGCCGGATCGAGAGGTTGTTACCATAACGGTTGCTAAAGCTGCCTCCGTCAGTGACGTATACGATGCAGTTTGCAGTAGAGTGGGATTAGACGCAGAAACCGCgaaatacttttatcttttcgaGATCGTGGAATATAATTTCG AAAGAAAGCTGCAACCCCATGAACACCCTCATACCTTGTATGTTCAAAATTACTCGACCGCCAGTGTGACGTGTTTAGCAATAAGAAGGTGGCTTTTCAATGTAAATAGACCACTCAGCGAGCAAGCATTAACCTGGACCTTCTGGCAAACTGTGGACGAAGTTAATAGAGGACACATTACGGCCGGTGAGAGATTGTATCAGTTGAAAGCATTGCAAGACGCGTCGAGGAAACACGAG TACCTAAAACTAGCGAAAGAATTGAGCGGTTACGGCGATATCGTGTTCCCTCATTGCGCGTGCGACTCACGAAAGGAAGGACACGTTGTTCCCGCTGTTGGAACACCGGCATTTAAGCTACACGCAGCGAAGGAGGACGGCACTTTGGAATCTCAAGTCGTTGAATTTCACTGGAACACCATTACTCGATGGGAGGTAGACGAAGAAGGAATGGCGTTCTGCTTTCAATACACACGCCAAGACAACCGTCCACCGCGTTGGCTAAAGCTTTTCACACCTTAT TACACGTTCCTGTCAGATTGTTTTGACCGAATAGCCGAAGAAGCAAAGTGGGACGACCCAGGAGAATGA
- the LOC122570178 gene encoding nucleoside diphosphate kinase homolog 5-like isoform X2 has product MCDCPADKEDDSRKVPETVTLFKKCAKSYRPTKDITEPPSCDTISDKDIWSTVDSSQSDHRCTIYGSPKGSQSSSNSFSTGSKVYKFVDSGECECLGEAEEEPWHPPIFRYEPCVEEEEVEERPDIECTLAIIKPEAIIYRKQIEQRIFEEGFEIYQTRWLQLTPEQVSEFYSDKYGQLNFAHLVAYMASEPIIVHVLGKKCAVHDWRLLMGPTKVTEARLYYPDSIRARYGRRGEDFKNAVHGSNTRQEAEKEIHFFFPDFIVEPLLKNQIAVDYLWEVLNPVLVEALSTLKMAI; this is encoded by the exons ATGTGCGATTGCCCTGCGGATAAAGAGGATGATAGCAGAAAGGTCCCGGAGACAGTGACGCTTTTCAAAAAATGTGCAAAATCGTACCGTCCAACGAAAGACATAACCGAACCACCGAGCTGTGACACAATTTCGGATAAAGATATCTGGAGTACTGTGGATTCTTCGCAATCGGATCATAGATGTACGATCTACGGATCCCCAAAAGGATCACAGTCGAGCTCAAATAGTTTTAGCACTGGTTCCAAAGTG TACAAGTTCGTCGATTCTGGGGAATGCGAGTGTCTCGGAGAAGCCGAAGAAGAACCATGGCATCCACCGATATTCAGATACGAGCCCTGCGTCGAGGAAGAGGAAGTCGAAGAAAGGCCAGACATCGAGTGCACGTTGGCAATTATAAAACCAGAAGCAATAATCTATAGAAAACAAATCGAGCAACGAATATTCGAGGAAGGCTTCGAGATTTATCAAACACGATGGCTACAGCTCACGCCAGAACAGGTGTCCGAGTTTTACTCGGATAAATATGGACAGCTAAATTTTGCACATCTTGTTGCCTATATGGCATCAGAACCTATAATCGTTCACGTTTTGGGGAAAAAATGCGCCGTTCATGACTGGCGATTGCTCATGGGTCCGacgaaa GTCACGGAAGCTCGTTTGTATTATCCTGATAGTATAAGAGCGAGATACGGTAGAAGAGGCGAGGATTTTAAAAATGCTGTTCACGGAAGTAACACTCGGCAAGAGGctgagaaagaaattcatttcttctttcctgaTT TCATAGTCGAGCCTCTGCTGAAGAATCAAATAGCAGTGGATTACTTGTGGGAAGTACTTAACCCTGTACTCGTAGAAGCACTATCAACA TTAAAGATGGCGATCTGA
- the LOC122570178 gene encoding nucleoside diphosphate kinase homolog 5-like isoform X1, with the protein MCDCPADKEDDSRKVPETVTLFKKCAKSYRPTKDITEPPSCDTISDKDIWSTVDSSQSDHRCTIYGSPKGSQSSSNSFSTGSKVYKFVDSGECECLGEAEEEPWHPPIFRYEPCVEEEEVEERPDIECTLAIIKPEAIIYRKQIEQRIFEEGFEIYQTRWLQLTPEQVSEFYSDKYGQLNFAHLVAYMASEPIIVHVLGKKCAVHDWRLLMGPTKVTEARLYYPDSIRARYGRRGEDFKNAVHGSNTRQEAEKEIHFFFPDFIVEPLLKNQIAVDYLWEVLNPVLVEALSTCCKLKPADPVLWLANWLIMNNPNKPKLPQDLAMIPS; encoded by the exons ATGTGCGATTGCCCTGCGGATAAAGAGGATGATAGCAGAAAGGTCCCGGAGACAGTGACGCTTTTCAAAAAATGTGCAAAATCGTACCGTCCAACGAAAGACATAACCGAACCACCGAGCTGTGACACAATTTCGGATAAAGATATCTGGAGTACTGTGGATTCTTCGCAATCGGATCATAGATGTACGATCTACGGATCCCCAAAAGGATCACAGTCGAGCTCAAATAGTTTTAGCACTGGTTCCAAAGTG TACAAGTTCGTCGATTCTGGGGAATGCGAGTGTCTCGGAGAAGCCGAAGAAGAACCATGGCATCCACCGATATTCAGATACGAGCCCTGCGTCGAGGAAGAGGAAGTCGAAGAAAGGCCAGACATCGAGTGCACGTTGGCAATTATAAAACCAGAAGCAATAATCTATAGAAAACAAATCGAGCAACGAATATTCGAGGAAGGCTTCGAGATTTATCAAACACGATGGCTACAGCTCACGCCAGAACAGGTGTCCGAGTTTTACTCGGATAAATATGGACAGCTAAATTTTGCACATCTTGTTGCCTATATGGCATCAGAACCTATAATCGTTCACGTTTTGGGGAAAAAATGCGCCGTTCATGACTGGCGATTGCTCATGGGTCCGacgaaa GTCACGGAAGCTCGTTTGTATTATCCTGATAGTATAAGAGCGAGATACGGTAGAAGAGGCGAGGATTTTAAAAATGCTGTTCACGGAAGTAACACTCGGCAAGAGGctgagaaagaaattcatttcttctttcctgaTT TCATAGTCGAGCCTCTGCTGAAGAATCAAATAGCAGTGGATTACTTGTGGGAAGTACTTAACCCTGTACTCGTAGAAGCACTATCAACA TGCTGCAAGTTAAAACCTGCAGATCCTGTCTTGTGGCTTGCCAATTGGTTGATTATGAACAATCCGAATAAACCGAAATTGCCGCAAGATCTTGCCATGATTCCATCGTGA